In one window of Rhodoglobus vestalii DNA:
- a CDS encoding transglutaminase family protein, producing the protein MKRLRIKHSTGFSYGGDVTASYNEARMLPASVESQLVLFSNLDILPLSSQSNYVDYWGSRVASFEVLTGHKELSLTATSLVEVHEREHESGGMSWPDLAAAAELSMQAVENLSQTRRTEPPAEVVALAKDIASQTDNACEAALQISMAIGNAIEYMSGVTGVHSTAGEAWVGGKGVCQDIAHLALGALRSVGIPARYVSGYLHPKPDAAIGETVTGESHAWIEWFCDGQWRGYDPTNLIDIGDRHVLVGRGRDYNDVPPLRGVYAGAFKSTLFVSVEITREA; encoded by the coding sequence ATGAAGCGCTTGAGAATTAAACACTCCACCGGGTTCAGCTACGGCGGAGACGTCACAGCCTCCTACAACGAGGCGCGGATGCTGCCCGCCAGCGTCGAGAGTCAGCTGGTGCTGTTCTCTAATTTGGACATTCTGCCGCTCTCAAGTCAGAGCAACTATGTCGACTATTGGGGTTCACGCGTCGCCTCGTTCGAGGTGCTCACCGGGCACAAGGAACTTTCGCTGACGGCGACAAGTTTGGTTGAGGTGCACGAGCGTGAGCACGAATCGGGGGGCATGAGCTGGCCCGATCTTGCGGCGGCGGCAGAGTTGTCGATGCAGGCGGTAGAGAACCTGAGTCAGACCCGCCGCACGGAGCCTCCGGCGGAGGTTGTTGCGCTCGCGAAAGATATCGCCTCGCAGACCGATAATGCGTGTGAGGCGGCGCTACAGATTTCGATGGCAATTGGCAATGCGATTGAATACATGAGTGGTGTCACCGGGGTGCATTCGACGGCGGGTGAAGCCTGGGTGGGCGGCAAGGGTGTCTGTCAAGACATCGCCCACCTCGCTCTGGGGGCTCTGCGTTCGGTCGGAATTCCCGCACGCTACGTGTCTGGCTACTTGCATCCGAAACCGGATGCTGCCATCGGTGAGACTGTTACCGGCGAGTCCCACGCCTGGATCGAATGGTTCTGCGACGGTCAGTGGCGTGGCTATGACCCCACCAACCTGATCGATATTGGTGATCGGCACGTTTTGGTGGGTCGCGGTCGCGACTACAACGACGTGCCGCCGCTGCGGGGCGTCTACGCGGGGGCATTCAAGTCGACCCTGTTTGTGAGCGTAGAAATTACTCGCGAGGCCTAG
- a CDS encoding MarR family winged helix-turn-helix transcriptional regulator produces MADKLDDEFRIALMRIARRIRQQRLDDTLSDSQLSVLYVLTHHGGSTLAALAEHERVTPPSMNRTVNCLSDDGLITRSSSPDDGRKVLIEATDAGTELVNKTRQRRAEWFAAELATLNASEQDALQAAIPVLMKLANS; encoded by the coding sequence ATGGCAGACAAGCTGGACGATGAATTCAGAATCGCACTCATGCGAATCGCACGTCGTATCCGCCAACAGCGCCTCGACGACACCCTCAGCGACAGCCAACTCTCCGTGCTCTACGTGCTCACCCACCACGGCGGCAGCACCCTCGCGGCCCTCGCCGAACACGAACGCGTCACCCCGCCCTCAATGAATCGCACCGTCAACTGTCTCAGCGACGACGGGCTCATCACCCGCTCCAGTTCCCCCGACGACGGCCGCAAAGTTCTTATCGAAGCCACGGATGCCGGCACCGAGCTCGTGAACAAAACGCGGCAGCGTCGCGCCGAGTGGTTTGCTGCTGAGCTCGCCACCCTCAACGCGAGCGAGCAAGACGCGCTGCAGGCCGCTATTCCGGTGCTGATGAAGTTGGCCAATTCGTGA
- a CDS encoding alpha-E domain-containing protein, which produces MLSRIAESLFWIGRYIERADGTARILDVHLQLLLEDPWIEEDDACRALLSVMGSQAPEDTELTRGDVLSILAVDRSEPASIGYSIGAARENARRAREIVSTELWECLNTTLARMPRRISGDKVSDFFAWVRERSALAVGIIESATSRDEAWQFFTLGRSLERADMTARLLATRSLTEASGPSWTTILRSCGAYEPYLRTYRGMPSASNAAEFLLLDRLFPRSILFSVSRAEDCMRELEPRRMNRVGVADHSQRLLGKIRSELEYRPIAEILDDLPLHMDRVQAATSAASEAVRQRYFPTNAAPEWVGEIS; this is translated from the coding sequence ATGCTGAGCCGCATTGCAGAATCGCTGTTCTGGATCGGACGCTACATTGAGCGTGCCGATGGAACCGCGCGCATCCTCGATGTGCACCTCCAATTGCTGCTCGAAGATCCGTGGATCGAAGAAGATGACGCGTGTCGTGCACTCTTGAGCGTGATGGGGAGCCAAGCCCCCGAAGACACCGAGCTTACTCGCGGCGATGTGCTCTCGATTCTGGCCGTCGACCGCTCCGAACCGGCCTCGATCGGCTACTCAATTGGTGCCGCCCGCGAGAATGCTCGCCGTGCACGCGAGATCGTCTCGACCGAGCTGTGGGAGTGCCTCAACACCACCCTGGCACGCATGCCGCGCCGCATTTCTGGTGACAAGGTCAGCGATTTCTTCGCCTGGGTTCGTGAGCGCAGCGCTCTGGCCGTTGGCATCATTGAGTCGGCGACGAGTCGCGATGAGGCGTGGCAGTTCTTCACGCTCGGTCGCAGCCTCGAACGCGCAGACATGACCGCTCGCCTGCTGGCAACGCGCAGCCTCACTGAAGCCAGTGGCCCGTCGTGGACCACGATTTTGCGGTCGTGTGGTGCCTACGAGCCGTACCTGCGCACCTACCGTGGTATGCCGAGCGCCAGCAATGCGGCAGAGTTCTTGCTGCTTGATCGCCTGTTTCCGCGCAGCATCCTATTTTCCGTTTCACGGGCAGAGGATTGCATGCGCGAACTTGAGCCGCGCCGAATGAACCGGGTCGGGGTTGCCGATCATTCGCAACGCCTGCTCGGCAAGATTCGCAGTGAGCTCGAGTACCGACCCATTGCCGAAATTTTGGATGATCTGCCGCTGCACATGGATCGCGTGCAGGCGGCCACCAGCGCCGCCTCCGAAGCGGTGCGTCAACGCTACTTCCCCACAAACGCAGCCCCTGAGTGGGTAGGAGAGATCTCATGA
- a CDS encoding MFS transporter, translated as MSAMFRSLRIFNYRLWTIGAIVSNTGAWMQRTAQDWIVLTELTDYDAAALGFTMALQFGPLLLLMPVAGIIADRFDRRKVLIWTQFSQMVLALGLGILVVSDNAQLWHVYVFALLLGIATAIDAPARQAFVSELVSDKDLPNAVALNSMSFQSARLIGPAIAGVLVAVIGSGPVFLVNAASFAGVLASLWFIRRSQLFSVVKLGRAKGQIRDGLRYVRRRPDILIVLVMVFLVGTFGFNFPVFISTMATAEFDKGAAEFGLLSSMMAVGAIVGSLLAARRERARIGIVVIGSAFFGLACVLAAIAPSYWTFGAALTIVGVSSLTMMTTANAYVQTSTTPIMRGRVMALYLAIFAGGTPIGAPIVGWAANELGARWALGIGALSGLLAAAIAITWLVYSRGMRVGLVPESRFRLRLRFPPEPTPFEARELATQEIAIVESTTRRTS; from the coding sequence GTGAGCGCCATGTTTCGATCACTGCGCATCTTCAACTACCGACTCTGGACCATCGGTGCGATCGTTTCCAACACGGGCGCGTGGATGCAGCGCACCGCCCAAGACTGGATCGTGCTCACCGAGCTGACCGATTATGATGCCGCGGCTCTCGGGTTCACGATGGCCCTGCAGTTTGGCCCACTGCTGCTGCTCATGCCGGTTGCGGGCATTATCGCCGATCGTTTTGATCGTCGAAAAGTGTTGATCTGGACCCAGTTCAGCCAGATGGTGCTCGCGCTCGGCCTCGGAATTCTCGTCGTTTCAGACAACGCGCAGCTGTGGCATGTCTACGTTTTTGCTCTCCTGCTGGGAATCGCTACCGCAATTGATGCCCCAGCTCGGCAAGCTTTCGTTTCTGAGCTGGTGAGCGACAAGGATCTCCCCAACGCTGTCGCCCTCAACTCCATGTCTTTCCAGAGCGCTCGACTCATCGGCCCCGCCATCGCTGGCGTTCTCGTTGCCGTGATCGGCTCCGGGCCCGTGTTTCTCGTGAATGCGGCATCCTTTGCGGGGGTGCTGGCGTCCCTGTGGTTCATCCGCCGCTCCCAACTGTTTTCGGTCGTTAAGCTCGGGCGGGCAAAGGGGCAGATTCGGGACGGGTTGCGCTACGTGCGCCGCCGGCCCGACATCCTCATCGTGCTCGTCATGGTCTTTTTGGTGGGAACCTTCGGGTTCAACTTCCCCGTCTTCATTTCCACCATGGCGACCGCCGAATTCGATAAGGGCGCGGCCGAGTTTGGTCTACTCTCCTCAATGATGGCCGTTGGGGCAATCGTCGGTTCCCTTCTGGCGGCCCGGCGGGAACGCGCCCGCATCGGTATCGTCGTGATCGGATCGGCGTTCTTCGGTCTGGCCTGTGTGCTCGCCGCCATCGCCCCCAGCTATTGGACGTTCGGAGCCGCCCTCACCATCGTCGGCGTCTCTTCACTCACCATGATGACCACCGCCAACGCCTACGTACAGACCTCAACCACCCCCATCATGCGGGGCCGAGTAATGGCGCTCTATCTCGCAATTTTTGCCGGCGGCACCCCGATCGGCGCCCCCATCGTCGGTTGGGCAGCCAACGAACTCGGCGCACGCTGGGCGCTCGGCATTGGAGCACTCTCGGGGCTGCTCGCCGCCGCAATCGCGATCACCTGGCTTGTATACAGCCGCGGGATGCGGGTCGGGCTCGTTCCCGAAAGTCGCTTTCGCCTGCGGCTGCGCTTCCCACCCGAGCCCACGCCCTTCGAAGCTCGCGAACTCGCAACCCAAGAGATCGCGATCGTGGAGAGCACCACACGCCGCACCAGCTAG
- a CDS encoding alpha/beta hydrolase: MPHSLPTILVLPGGGYSHLAPHEGEPVAAWLRSIGWNARVVEYPVATKHPGPLLAIQSEIAKERAAGATTVGVFGFSAGGHLAGHAAVAPIAKPDERPDFVVLGYPVVSMTSPTHVGSRENLIGLDANALLREDTSLELLVTPATPPMFIWHTAADEPVPVAEHSYPLAAALAAAGVRHELHVFPDGEHGLGLAEGSSAEAWQPLCEMWLNSLR, encoded by the coding sequence GTGCCTCACTCCCTCCCCACCATCCTTGTGCTTCCCGGCGGAGGGTATTCCCATCTCGCACCCCACGAAGGCGAACCCGTTGCTGCCTGGTTGCGTTCGATCGGGTGGAATGCTCGCGTTGTCGAATACCCTGTGGCCACGAAACATCCTGGCCCATTGCTGGCAATTCAGTCTGAAATTGCGAAAGAGCGTGCTGCCGGGGCAACAACGGTGGGTGTTTTCGGGTTCTCGGCGGGTGGTCATCTTGCCGGTCACGCCGCGGTTGCGCCCATTGCGAAGCCTGACGAGCGCCCCGATTTTGTGGTGCTCGGCTACCCCGTGGTGAGCATGACGAGCCCCACGCATGTGGGCTCTCGCGAAAATTTGATCGGTCTGGATGCCAACGCTCTGCTGCGCGAAGACACCTCCCTTGAACTGTTGGTCACCCCAGCAACCCCACCGATGTTCATTTGGCATACGGCCGCCGACGAGCCGGTACCCGTTGCCGAACACTCCTACCCGCTCGCCGCCGCACTTGCAGCCGCCGGTGTGCGCCATGAACTTCACGTCTTCCCCGACGGCGAACACGGGCTCGGCCTTGCCGAGGGAAGCTCGGCAGAGGCGTGGCAGCCCCTCTGCGAGATGTGGCTGAACTCGCTGCGCTAA